A section of the Lampris incognitus isolate fLamInc1 chromosome 8, fLamInc1.hap2, whole genome shotgun sequence genome encodes:
- the LOC130116341 gene encoding uncharacterized protein LOC130116341: MEAACRMLINMLDHRSRSFLTRHRCRHPVVFHETGYDCVTSSGKQRLTSTTQDTLHGLAAPTSNATHLKQPLRTSLRSLQAVRDSRGGEDHAQCPAERISCLTCPHTPKTMSGLSPAQTQKSSWSSSFSSTYMGSTGSLVGSQQSLGQSSVQTMSLKGLRRAQSLSPSNSRIPHPAKGFSRGAYLSGQSRIFASPERSTALAWGRNVRSTRR, from the exons ATGGAGGCAGCATGTCGTATGCTCATCAATATGTTGGACCACA GATCAAGGAGTTTCCTCACAAGGCACCGCTGTCGACATCCTGTGGTTTTCCATGAGACTGGTTATGACTGCGTGACCTCCTCTGGGAAACAACGATTAACCAGTACAACACAAGACACCTTGCACGGTTTAG CAGCACCAACAAGCAATGCAACGCATCTCAAGCAACCCTTGCGGACCAGCCTCCGCTCTTTGCAGGCTGTAAGAGACAGCCGGGGTGGAGAAGACCATGCCCAGTGCCCTGCAGAGCGCATCAGTTGTCTCACTTGTCCTCACACGCCAAAGACCATGTCAG GCTTATCACCAGCCCAGACGCAGAAGAGTAGCTGGTCTTCGTCGTTTTCTTCTACGTACATGGGCTCCACAGGGTCATTAGTGGGATCGCAGCAAAGTTTGGGGCAATCATCCGTCCAGACGATGTCTCTTAAAGGATTGCGGAGAGCCCAGTCCCTCAGCCCCTCAAACAGCAGAATTCCCCACCCTGCCAAGGGATTTTCAAGAGGCGCATACCTGTCTGGGCAGAGCCGTATTTTTGCCTCACCTGAGAGGTCTACTGCACTGGCTTGGGGAAGAAATGTTCGTTCTACCCGTAGATAA